The Elaeis guineensis isolate ETL-2024a chromosome 5, EG11, whole genome shotgun sequence DNA segment AGAATAATGTGCCATTACCTTTCTAAATCACATGCCTCATTTTGTTCACTAGTGAGGCACACCACTCTTCACATTGAGCCGATATATGGTCAGTAGGCCTGCAAATGgaccggatcggatcggatctcaAGTAATTCCGATCCGATCCAATTTTTTGATCGGATCTTGATATTGGATCCATATCCATCCCGATAaaaaatcggatcggatcggatcggatccatgACCGAATTTATTGACCTATTAAATCATTCGGATCGGATCGGGTCCATATATAACCCGGTCTCAATTCATGAAATACGGATCTTGTTCGGATCCGATTCGGATTGGATCGGATCACgggtttaatttatttgaaactcttttctttttttccttccaatCCTCCAACGATAACTTTTAATAATTAACTGTATTGGATAGCAGAGGGAAACAAGCAGTTTTTGAGAAGAGTTAAGATTCCAGAAGtccgcacaaaaaaaaaaataaaaaaacttataTAGTGATATAATTATtccaatttaaaatattatataaaagaaATACTTGTACATGATTAAAAATGAGACTGCATATAATATGGATGATACAACATCTGTGTACATTAAAGCATACtctgaaattttttaaagtcAACAAAATGAATTGGAATTCAAGAAGCCCTCATATTTTTGTACCTCAtggaataataaacataaaccaCAAGATTTAGAAAACTGAGTCCAAcaagaagtcaaaaaaaaataatagagatgTCCTTCATTTAAATTATCAAGAATCCATCCAATCTTTCCTCTTCGGATTGTTATAAATATTACAACAATCAGAATAAAAGAATTGAaaggtttgaaaaatttttaattttgaagatttttagtttGAAAATCGGATGGAAAAAATCGaaggatttaaaaaattttggtccAAGCCTAAATTCCTATTTGGGTGAGTCATTCTAATTGGATTCAGGTCCTATGTTTGGATCTGGATCGGATCGAATCAGATCATATATCttaagatttaaattaatctaaaatcTCTGTGGGTTAGATCGGATTCAAATTCAGAAAATCTAGATTCGATCTGAAAAAAGAAATGGATCCAATTTTTGAATCTGATCTGACTTCAAGTCTGAGTTGCGTTTAATTAAATCGGATCAAATTGATTCATTTTCGGCCTTAATGGTTGGCGTACCATGTCTAATTTATGAAAGAAAGATCGCATATGAACATGGAGCTAATCCTGGGCAGTCAGTACCATAACCAATTTACAAAACAAAGATCCATTGAACATAACGAAGAGGTAAAGTACACTGCTCCTTCAGTACAAATCATGCTTAGAGTTGCTTCCCACTCTTCATATTGGCTTTCACTAACGTCCTGAACTTAATCAAGTCCCTTGGCACAAACGGTGACAAGACCACCTGGGGTTTTGAAAATAGCTCCGAGACACGTGAAGACTCAATGGAATTACGTATCGTTAGGTGGTGAGtcctcttctttttaaaaatacCTCTTTCATTGTCTCCTCTGGCTATCCCTACCAAGATTAAGCCCACATAGCTTTCATCTCGTGACCTAAATATGAGCACCCTCCAAGGCACGGCCTTGCGTGTCAGCAACTTACCAGTCACTTCTTAGCATGTGAACTGCAGGGATACACATGTATTGGAATTTGGTCCGCTTGGGTAGGGCTTAAATTTCCATCAGAATGCTCTATCCATATCTAATGCTAAATTGGCTTGGACATACGTCGTCGTCGTCGTTTGATACAAATGGGAGGATGCTCATACTGATTTCATATGAGCGCAATTCAAGAtattaagaaataaaatatcctaCAAGTTATAGAGATCGGTTTGATTTTGATGTCAAATTCGATCATCAGTATGTTCAATCACACAAAAAACGATTCAGTCGGCAACATTATttatcttatgaaaaatatattgaaTAAAAACTACACTAAAATCATGGAGACAGCCCAAATAGACTTGCATTATTTTTTGAAActtgcaatgaaaaaaatttgtatACTATATTGCTCCACAAACTACTATCTTTATACGACTCTTTCTATTAGAATAGACACTACATGTATCACAGTTACTAATTATGATGGTGCTCAGACGGAATTCAAAAGAAAAGGAACACTGAATCCATTCCAAAACAAAACCCAAGCTACCAAGCATTATTTCCAACATCACCAACGATCCTAGGCCATGGCACCTGGACATCATGCTCAAGGACAAGCAGAACCTTGTCCAAAGGAACCAAAGCCGACCTTAACACCGAGTTGAGACATTAGGAAAGATGGTTCATGGTCCCACAGAGCACTCCTTGAAATAGTATTGCAATTGGACACGTCCCACTACGTGATAGATGACCAAATAAACACTCTGTATCAATATTTTGTCGCATGTGGTTGCAGGATTTATGGTGTTTTTGGCGGTTTTGTTTGGTTGGGAATGTGTGAGGGAGAGGTCTAACAAAGCGGCTCTCCATGCCTTTTCTTTGTCACGATCTATATTTGTGGTCGAGGAGAGTTTATGGCCCAGCCCACACGATGGCCCAGCCCACGATCGTGTTGGGATCGACCCGTGACTTGCTTGGTTCTGTTGTCCCTGTCTGCACGTAATTTGATCTCTTCGGGCCGCAAGCTGCTAAAGTACAACACAAGGTCACGGGGGCTCCTCATGTCTCTTGTCACAAACAACACCAATTCTAACCACAAGAAAGGTCTTTGACACTTGTTTCCCTTTTGTTTATTTCCCTTGTGCCTCCATGATTTGTACTATTTCTAATGCAGCTAGATGTGAATGACTGTTCTCACCTTAGTGTTTGATAAAAGTGCAAGACTACTATTCTCTTTAAATAGCTATATTAAGTTTGATTTCCATGCTGAACTGCTAACCCTAACCATTGTCATGTTGTGCAAATTGTTCTCCATAGTGATTCATTGCGTCATGGCTCGTCATGCTTAGTTCAATGCGTAAATTGTTGGGGCCAGTTACtaaatccatgcataaaaacCTAGCTATTTTACATTCTTAATATTCTCCTCTTAAGTGCTTCGATAAATCATATGCTTAACATGACAAATCCTGAAAAAATTGGAAGAAAGTCGAATATGCATGCTAAGATGCGTCTTTACAGGCTGTTGCATAACTCATTAACACCATAAACCCTGATATAACTAATAGATGCTAGTTTAGCAGGACAATGTGGAAGTAATTATTGtaattaaataatcaaaatcGTGAATATTAATAGATAAAACTCCACCTACCAATGAAGATGATTGGTCTCAAGTCCTAGAAATGTTTTCACCTAAATAATTATAGTTATCCGTAATGTAGTAAGCTGCATCAAAAAATGGTTTTTCTATGCCTATTTTTTTTGTCCTTCCAGCAAATATGTCGAAATATGAACAGGGCTACAACTGTAACTTGTGAATCTCCAGAAGCTTCCCATTATTCGTCTCTACTTTTTAGGAGAACCTGTGAGTCCTTCCGTCCAATAATGTAGCCCACAGCCCATGCTTAAAAACAAAATAGAGTCCGAAAACCATAACCAAGGGGCGGGGGAAGGAGTAGTTTTATACATTTGCTTCATTTTTTGATccggtttaaattttaaatatttggaGGATTCATGCGAGGAATAGGAAACAACTCCCAGTGTAGGGCCCAAAGAAAAGTTTTTGTCCAGTCTACCAGGTTTGGACAAGTGTCACCCTTATCATGGGTCCTTTCCTGTGGCACAACAAAGCATAAATAACAGAGACCTCCAACTTCCCCAACCAACAGTTGTATAGCCACAACCCTCTCCACCTTACTTCAGTCAGCTGGTCTCCTTCTCTCCTCTCCCTTTCTATCATCCAAATTCCCCAATCCTTACACTGCTTGTCATTCTCCAGCTAGATAAAGGCTTCTCACTGTTTAGTTTACTCTGCTAAGAAAAAGAGCAAACAAAGCTACAATTCTGCTTCAAAGTTGCTAACGCTACTTTCTCCAGTTCAGCATGGCGATCCTTCGATCGCTGTTCTGTGTCTGGATGTTGGTCACATTGCTGTCATTGGGTCCCCAGAGCTCACTCGGAAGATCTCATTTCCATAAGAAGCAAAAGAGTACTCCGAAAAACGGTAAAGGCCATAGCTCTGTGTCCCCTGTAAATTCCCCAGCAAACGCACCAGGTACTACCACTACCGATCCCTGCAATTCAAGCTCGgatccatgtatcttcgatgtgAGATCCTTCGGTGCGGTCGGGGATGGTTCCACCGATGACACCGAAGCATTCCGGTCGGCATGGAAGGAAGCCTGCTCCGTCGAGTCAGGTACGCTGCTCGTGCCGTCGGATGGCGTCTTCATGATCACTTCCACAATCTTCTCTGGCCCTTGCCAACCGGGGCTTGTGTTTCAAGTAATCCTCTAATGAACCAAATCCTCTTTATTGTAAATTGCTCTGTTTTGGTCTTTTTTGGATTTTATTGAGTGATGTACATTGTAGGTTGATGGAGTTTTGATGCCACCCAACGGCCCCGACTGCTGGCCAGAGTCCGACAGCAAGCTCCAGTGGCTCGTGTTTTATCGACTCGATGGGATGACTTTGAGAGGAGAAGGAACAATTGAAGGGAATGGAGAAGAGTGGTGGAACCTCCCCTGCAAACCCCACAGAGTATGCCACACCACTAGTCTATTATCATCAGTGCTTAATCCAATCCTCATATCGATGACATCGATTTCGATTACAGGGGCCAAATGGATCCACATTGCCCGGACCTTGCAGCAGTCCTGCAGTAAGTGATCATTTCAGAATTTTCTTCACAGCAATTTTGCTATTCTTATCTCTTATCAACAAATTGTTTCATGGTCTGCAATTGTAATTCAGTTGATCAGATTCTTTATGAGCCGCAACCTGACTGTGAGAGACCTATGCATTGAGAACAGCCCACAATTCCACGTCAAATTTGATGGCTGTGAAGGGGTGCATATCGAAGGCCTGACGATAAATTCGCCTGCTCTTAGTCCGAACACCGACGGCATCCATGTCGAGAACACAAAGTCCGTCGCAATCTACAATTCGATGATAAGCAATGGTAGGTCTTGGCTTATTTTGCTCAGAAAACTTGAGCTTCAAATGATGCACTTGGATTGAAGAGGTTGTTCAATTGAGCAGGTGATGACTGCATCTCTATTGGCCCTGGTTGTTCTGATGTTGACATAGAGAACATCACCTGTGGCCCAGGTCACGGCATAAGGTATCATCATCTCCATtgctatttcaatctttttcttagGATCTGACTCCAAGGGACACTTTGTAGCTAAAGTAACTAGTCTTGCGTCATATGTAATCAGGGATACTTTTTAGTTCGTTGTAGTCTCACCATGAATCCTCTGATCTGGGATATATTTGACAACCAAAATATATGGCAAGTTTTCATTGGTTCTGCAAGTCTGTTCCTCATCCAATTCAGTTAAGATGTTTGGCTTTAATGACAAGTTCACCAACATTTTCATACTCTTTCCTAACTTTCCATGTACTGCCATGTACCAAAGTAATTGTGGAAAATTTCTACTGTATGGTTGCCCCATGTTGTCgatctttttttatatataattttagattgcAACTCTAATTAACAAATATTTGAACTTGACATTTTGTAGCATTGGAAGCCTTGGGATCCACAACTCTCAAGCTTGTGTCTCAAATGTATCTGTAAGGAATGCAGTGATAAGGCACTCTGATAATGGTCTAAGGATCAAGACATGGCAGGGTGGTATGGGGACCGTATCGAGTATTAGCTTCGACACCGTATACCTGGAGAACGTAAGGAATTGTATCATCATAGACCAATACTATTGCTTGGACAAGAAGTGTAGGAATCAAACATCGGCGGTCTACGTATCCGATGTCTCATACACTAACATCAAAGGGACATACGATGTAAGGAGTGCCCCCATACACTTTGCATGCAGTGACACCGTGCCATGCACCAATATTACCATGTCGGAGGTCGAGCTACTACCTTATGAAGGGGAGCTTGTGGATGATCCCTTCTGTTGGAAtgcttat contains these protein-coding regions:
- the LOC105044949 gene encoding polygalacturonase At1g48100, which produces MAILRSLFCVWMLVTLLSLGPQSSLGRSHFHKKQKSTPKNGKGHSSVSPVNSPANAPGTTTTDPCNSSSDPCIFDVRSFGAVGDGSTDDTEAFRSAWKEACSVESGTLLVPSDGVFMITSTIFSGPCQPGLVFQVDGVLMPPNGPDCWPESDSKLQWLVFYRLDGMTLRGEGTIEGNGEEWWNLPCKPHRGPNGSTLPGPCSSPALIRFFMSRNLTVRDLCIENSPQFHVKFDGCEGVHIEGLTINSPALSPNTDGIHVENTKSVAIYNSMISNGDDCISIGPGCSDVDIENITCGPGHGISIGSLGIHNSQACVSNVSVRNAVIRHSDNGLRIKTWQGGMGTVSSISFDTVYLENVRNCIIIDQYYCLDKKCRNQTSAVYVSDVSYTNIKGTYDVRSAPIHFACSDTVPCTNITMSEVELLPYEGELVDDPFCWNAYGVTQTLTIPPISCLQDGQPQNLQDSSNYNC